From Streptomyces sp. 6-11-2, one genomic window encodes:
- a CDS encoding TetR/AcrR family transcriptional regulator — protein sequence MAERVVPEPQRRRRRPTKQGTVLSERIIVETALRLVGQHGAEALTVRRLGGALGADPSALYRYFRNTDDLLLVIADELIGRAQHGWQPTGDWRTDLCELGLRVHASYQAHPQAALLAAHRTTGRDNEMRAVEMILGVLRSAGFHDREAVRIYHAFVDQALAFAALDAAALAMPAPAQAADRQVWLVRYGSLDASTHPNIAATVRLLAADMPLSGYPFALELLLEAVAARLPAAAGGVG from the coding sequence ATGGCTGAGCGTGTGGTTCCGGAGCCGCAGAGGCGGCGCAGAAGGCCGACGAAGCAGGGCACGGTGCTGTCCGAGCGGATCATCGTGGAGACGGCCCTGCGGCTGGTCGGCCAGCACGGCGCGGAGGCGTTGACGGTCCGGCGGCTGGGGGGTGCGCTGGGCGCCGATCCGAGCGCGCTCTACCGGTACTTCCGCAACACCGACGACTTGCTGCTGGTCATCGCCGACGAGCTCATCGGCCGTGCCCAGCACGGCTGGCAGCCCACCGGCGACTGGCGTACCGACCTGTGTGAGCTGGGCCTGCGCGTCCATGCCTCGTACCAGGCGCACCCACAGGCCGCACTGCTGGCGGCGCACCGTACGACCGGGCGCGACAACGAGATGCGGGCCGTGGAGATGATCCTCGGCGTGCTGCGGTCGGCGGGCTTCCACGACCGGGAAGCCGTGCGGATCTACCACGCCTTCGTGGACCAGGCGCTCGCCTTCGCGGCCCTGGACGCGGCCGCGCTGGCCATGCCGGCTCCCGCGCAGGCGGCAGACCGCCAGGTGTGGCTGGTCCGCTACGGCAGCCTGGACGCGAGCACCCACCCCAACATCGCCGCCACCGTGCGCCTGCTGGCCGCCGACATGCCGCTCAGCGGCTATCCGTTCGCGCTGGAGCTGCTGCTCGAGGCCGTCGCCGCCCGGCTGCCCGCGGCGGCTGGGGGAGTGGGCTGA